The following are from one region of the Flavobacteriaceae bacterium UJ101 genome:
- the dxs gene encoding 1-deoxy-D-xylulose-5-phosphate synthase (Catalyzes the acyloin condensation reaction between C atoms 2 and 3 of pyruvate and glyceraldehyde 3-phosphate to yield 1-deoxy-D-xylulose-5-phosphate (DXP); Belongs to the transketolase family. DXPS subfamily.; KEGG: aoe:Clos_1607 1-deoxy-D-xylulose-5-phosphate synthase), whose product MQKVQNIKKYSKEELPKLAESIRQEIIDIVSSKEGHLGASLGVVELTIALHYFYNFPHDKLIWDVGHQAYPHKILTHRNLETLRQLNGISGFPNRKESIYDDFGTGHSSTSISAILGMALASDLKKEKRHHIAVIGDASIASGMAFEALNHAGATTTNITVILNDNQIGIDPSVGALKKYLSNITWEENQSEIQNIFEALGFYYYGPIDGHDFNSLFQAFEDLKDIQKPKFLHILTTKGKGYKKAEEEQITWHAPGKFNKETGERLKEKSQNIPPKFQDVFGKTLCDLAKTNKRIFGITPAMPTGSSLKYMIQQFPERAIDVGIAEQHAVTLAAGLATQDILPYVTIYSTFLQRAYDQVIHDVALQNLPVVFCIDRAGLVGEDGATHHGFFDITILNSIPNLVVSAPFDEIELRNLMYSAQFTKQPYAIRYPRGIGYQIDWEEPYQLLEIGKAIIKKEGKAVAVLSTGTIGNDIISLDASFTHIHFPFIKPLDYNMLQDVFQNYPTIITYEEGILKGGFGQQIMHYAQKQSYKGTIFIQGYPDRFIEHGKIEELKEQIGLSQKQIHTFILDKLNDIES is encoded by the coding sequence ATGCAAAAGGTCCAAAATATAAAAAAATATTCAAAAGAAGAACTCCCTAAATTAGCTGAATCCATTCGTCAAGAAATTATTGATATTGTTTCTTCTAAGGAAGGACATTTAGGTGCTAGTTTAGGTGTTGTGGAATTAACCATTGCTTTGCATTATTTTTATAATTTCCCTCATGATAAACTGATTTGGGATGTTGGTCATCAAGCCTACCCTCACAAAATTTTAACCCATCGAAATTTAGAAACACTACGTCAATTAAATGGTATTAGTGGTTTCCCTAATCGAAAGGAAAGTATTTATGATGACTTTGGCACAGGACATTCATCCACTTCTATTTCAGCAATTTTAGGTATGGCATTAGCTTCTGATTTAAAGAAAGAAAAACGTCATCACATAGCCGTAATTGGAGATGCATCTATTGCTTCAGGAATGGCTTTTGAAGCTTTAAATCATGCAGGAGCTACCACCACCAATATAACAGTCATTCTTAACGATAATCAAATTGGGATTGATCCTAGTGTTGGAGCTCTAAAAAAATATCTTTCTAATATTACTTGGGAAGAAAACCAATCAGAAATTCAGAATATATTTGAAGCATTAGGATTTTATTATTATGGACCAATTGATGGACACGATTTTAATTCTTTATTTCAAGCCTTTGAAGATCTTAAAGATATTCAAAAACCTAAATTTTTACATATCCTAACCACCAAAGGGAAAGGATATAAAAAAGCAGAAGAAGAACAAATTACATGGCATGCTCCAGGAAAATTTAATAAAGAAACAGGAGAGCGTTTAAAGGAAAAATCACAAAATATTCCTCCAAAATTTCAAGATGTATTTGGAAAAACATTATGTGATTTAGCAAAAACCAATAAACGTATTTTTGGTATCACACCTGCCATGCCAACTGGAAGCTCCTTAAAATACATGATTCAGCAATTTCCTGAACGAGCAATTGATGTAGGTATTGCTGAACAACATGCTGTCACCTTAGCTGCTGGCCTAGCTACTCAGGATATCCTTCCGTATGTAACCATTTATTCCACTTTTTTACAACGAGCCTATGACCAAGTAATTCATGATGTAGCATTACAAAATCTACCTGTAGTGTTTTGTATCGATCGGGCAGGATTAGTAGGTGAAGATGGGGCAACACATCATGGTTTTTTTGACATAACTATACTCAATTCTATTCCAAACTTAGTTGTTTCAGCTCCTTTTGATGAAATTGAACTTCGAAACTTGATGTATTCTGCTCAGTTTACAAAGCAACCTTATGCTATTCGATATCCTAGAGGAATAGGTTATCAAATAGATTGGGAAGAGCCTTATCAACTACTTGAAATAGGAAAAGCAATTATAAAAAAAGAAGGAAAAGCTGTTGCTGTCCTTTCAACTGGAACCATTGGAAATGATATCATTTCACTTGATGCATCTTTTACTCACATTCATTTCCCTTTTATAAAACCATTGGATTACAACATGTTACAAGACGTTTTTCAAAACTACCCAACCATCATTACATATGAAGAAGGTATTCTTAAAGGGGGTTTTGGACAA
- the FBP|fbp gene encoding fructose-bisphosphatase (Belongs to the FBPase class 1 family.; KEGG: tig:THII_0214 fructose-1,6-bisphosphatase I): protein MTSNNSTLGEYIIEKQKDFKYSTGELTRLLSAIRLASKIVHKEVNKAGLADIIGAVGSENVQGEAQQKLDVFANEIFINALTNRDVVCGIASEENDDFIAIDRGANSDQSKYVVLIDPLDGSSNIDVNVSVGTIFSIFRRITPEGTPVQEKDFLQKGTEQVAAGYVVYGSSTMIVFTTGNGVSGFTYDSSLGVFYLSHPDITIPKTGSIYSINEGNYVHFPQGIKDYIKYCQEEKEDRPYTSRYIGSLVADFHRNMLKGGVYLYPTTTKSPKGKLRLLYECNPIAMLAEQAGGKASDGFMRIMEIEPTELHQRVSFVCGSTEMVEKVEEFMHQ from the coding sequence ATGACATCGAATAATTCAACATTAGGGGAATATATAATCGAAAAGCAAAAAGATTTTAAATATTCAACAGGAGAGTTAACACGTTTATTAAGTGCTATACGTTTGGCCTCAAAAATTGTACATAAAGAGGTAAATAAAGCAGGATTAGCTGATATAATCGGAGCTGTAGGGTCTGAAAATGTTCAAGGTGAAGCTCAGCAAAAACTCGATGTATTTGCAAATGAAATTTTTATCAATGCATTGACCAATCGTGATGTAGTGTGTGGTATTGCTTCTGAAGAAAATGATGATTTTATTGCGATCGATCGGGGAGCTAATTCAGATCAAAGTAAGTATGTTGTGTTGATAGATCCATTAGATGGTTCTTCTAATATTGATGTGAATGTTTCGGTTGGAACTATTTTTTCAATTTTTAGGAGAATTACACCAGAAGGAACCCCTGTTCAAGAAAAAGATTTTCTTCAAAAAGGAACAGAACAAGTAGCGGCTGGTTATGTAGTTTATGGTTCTTCTACTATGATTGTATTTACAACAGGAAATGGAGTAAGTGGATTTACATATGACAGTTCATTGGGTGTTTTTTATTTATCGCATCCTGATATAACAATCCCTAAAACAGGTTCTATTTATTCAATTAATGAAGGAAATTATGTGCATTTTCCACAAGGAATAAAAGATTATATTAAATATTGTCAAGAAGAAAAAGAAGATCGTCCTTATACATCTCGTTATATAGGTTCTTTAGTAGCTGATTTTCATCGAAATATGTTGAAGGGAGGCGTGTATTTATACCCTACAACTACAAAATCTCCAAAGGGGAAATTACGTTTATTGTATGAATGTAATCCTATTGCTATGTTAGCTGAACAAGCAGGAGGAAAAGCTTCAGATGGTTTTATGCGAATTATGGAAATAGAGCCTACTGAGCTACATCAGCGTGTGTCTTTTGTATGTGGATCAACTGAAATGGTAGAAAAGGTGGAAGAATTTATGCACCAATAG
- a CDS encoding putative MFS-type transporter (Belongs to the major facilitator superfamily.), whose translation MEQNFLKNKQFWLLSISSLFFFMSFNMMLPELPDFLKSIGGYDINIGYIIASFTIVAMISRPLSGKLTDAIGRMPVMIFGAFVAFVASIFYPIWTTVLGFFILRSIHGMSTGFKPTATAAYLADIVPQNRRGEAMGILGVLGSTGMASGPVLGSFIKEHWGFSPMFITSGIISLLSVLIFFGMKETLPKEKRQKISWKLLKITKNDFFEPSVLLPSVILLFNVASYGVVVTLIPDFADSLGISNKGVFFSYVLIASMLVRIFAGKLSDRYGRIIVVQIGMILLILAMITIGSSTSSYILYTGGFLYGIARGIYAPASYAWVTDLSTTENRGRSFSTMYILFELGITLGAILSGFYYDHDLKNIPYSFYGVAFTTFCALLFLSIYSFKKNNTNTIGA comes from the coding sequence ATGGAACAAAACTTTTTAAAAAATAAACAATTTTGGCTCCTTAGCATTAGTTCATTATTCTTCTTTATGAGTTTTAATATGATGCTACCTGAATTACCCGATTTTTTAAAAAGTATTGGAGGATATGATATTAATATTGGTTATATCATTGCTTCATTCACAATTGTTGCTATGATTTCTCGTCCATTAAGTGGAAAATTAACTGATGCTATCGGAAGAATGCCTGTTATGATTTTTGGTGCTTTTGTTGCTTTTGTTGCCTCTATTTTTTATCCTATTTGGACTACTGTATTAGGTTTCTTCATTTTACGTTCAATTCACGGTATGTCAACTGGTTTTAAACCGACTGCTACTGCCGCATACTTAGCTGATATTGTACCTCAAAACCGAAGAGGAGAAGCCATGGGAATATTAGGTGTTTTAGGAAGTACAGGAATGGCATCCGGACCTGTTCTAGGTTCTTTCATCAAGGAACATTGGGGATTCTCCCCTATGTTTATCACATCAGGAATTATATCTTTACTTTCTGTTTTAATTTTCTTTGGTATGAAAGAAACCTTACCAAAAGAAAAACGTCAAAAAATTTCTTGGAAATTATTAAAAATTACTAAAAATGATTTTTTTGAACCTAGCGTATTACTTCCTTCAGTTATTCTTCTATTTAATGTAGCTTCTTATGGTGTTGTGGTAACTTTAATACCTGATTTTGCTGATTCACTTGGAATAAGTAATAAGGGTGTTTTCTTTTCTTATGTATTAATTGCCTCTATGCTTGTTCGAATTTTTGCAGGAAAACTATCGGATCGATATGGTCGTATTATCGTAGTACAAATTGGAATGATTCTATTGATCCTCGCAATGATAACAATAGGTTCCTCTACCTCATCTTATATTCTTTACACAGGTGGTTTTCTTTATGGAATTGCGCGAGGGATCTATGCTCCTGCTTCTTATGCTTGGGTTACGGATTTAAGTACTACTGAAAATCGTGGTCGTTCCTTTTCAACCATGTATATTCTTTTCGAACTAGGTATAACACTAGGTGCTATTCTATCTGGCTTTTATTATGACCATGATCTAAAAAACATCCCATACTCATTTTATGGTGTTGCTTTCACTACTTTCTGTGCTTTGCTATTTCTTAGCATCTATAGTTTTAAAAAAAATAATACTAACACTATTGGTGCATAA
- a CDS encoding large-conductance mechanosensitive channel (Channel that opens in response to stretch forces in the membrane lipid bilayer. May participate in the regulation of osmotic pressure changes within the cell; Belongs to the MscL family.) has protein sequence MLKEFKDFAFKGNIIDLATAVIIGGAFGKIVTSFVNDVLMPPIGMIVGADFKTLKYVLKEGVQQTNADGVVETVGEVAMMYGSFIQSIVDFLIVAFCIFMVIRAYNKTQKEEEEAPAEPSAEETLLTEIRDLLKNK, from the coding sequence ATGTTAAAAGAGTTTAAGGACTTCGCGTTCAAAGGAAACATTATCGATTTAGCAACTGCTGTAATCATAGGAGGTGCATTTGGAAAAATTGTAACATCATTTGTAAACGATGTTCTAATGCCCCCTATAGGAATGATTGTAGGAGCTGATTTTAAAACTTTGAAATATGTTTTGAAAGAAGGAGTTCAACAAACCAATGCTGATGGTGTGGTAGAAACTGTTGGAGAAGTAGCTATGATGTATGGATCATTCATACAATCTATTGTGGATTTTTTAATTGTAGCCTTTTGTATCTTTATGGTAATTAGAGCTTATAATAAAACACAAAAAGAAGAAGAGGAAGCACCTGCTGAACCAAGTGCTGAAGAAACTTTATTGACAGAAATACGTGATTTATTAAAAAACAAATAA
- the pgmB gene encoding beta-phosphoglucomutase (Specifically catalyzes the dephosphorylation of 2- phosphoglycolate. Is involved in the dissimilation of the intracellular 2-phosphoglycolate formed during the DNA repair of 3'-phosphoglycolate ends, a major class of DNA lesions induced by oxidative stress; Belongs to the HAD-like hydrolase superfamily. CbbY/CbbZ/Gph/YieH family.; KEGG: psi:S70_05680 beta-phosphoglucomutase), with the protein MIKTVIFDMDGVIIDSEPVHHSAFLEHFKELGIEVSDQYYRSLTGFSTKNVYEKLVVDYNLQHNIEDLVQRKRSIFNHLFDTKEDLYLIDGVLEIIQKFHQEGIQLILASSSSKVTIDRIFKRFKLYSYFTHIVSGEDFPKSKPNPAIFLHAHKLSNHKKEECIVIEDSTNGIRAAHDSNIFCVAFDSPNSKNQDLSLANIIINNFSELNLSQIHQSTI; encoded by the coding sequence ATGATTAAGACCGTTATTTTTGATATGGATGGTGTTATCATCGATTCTGAGCCTGTTCATCATAGTGCCTTTTTAGAACATTTTAAAGAATTAGGAATTGAAGTTTCTGATCAATATTATCGTTCATTAACTGGTTTTTCTACTAAAAATGTTTATGAAAAATTGGTTGTTGATTATAATTTACAACATAATATTGAAGATTTAGTTCAACGAAAACGCTCTATTTTCAATCATCTTTTCGATACTAAAGAGGATCTTTATTTAATTGATGGTGTCTTAGAAATTATTCAAAAATTTCATCAAGAAGGTATACAATTAATTTTAGCATCTTCATCATCTAAAGTTACTATTGATCGAATTTTTAAACGCTTTAAGTTATACTCTTACTTTACTCATATTGTAAGTGGAGAAGATTTTCCAAAATCGAAACCAAACCCTGCTATATTTCTTCATGCTCATAAGCTATCTAATCATAAGAAAGAAGAATGTATCGTCATAGAAGACTCTACAAATGGTATTCGTGCAGCTCATGATTCTAATATTTTTTGTGTAGCATTTGATAGTCCAAATTCAAAAAATCAAGATTTATCTTTAGCAAATATTATTATAAATAATTTTTCTGAATTAAATTTGTCACAAATTCATCAATCAACCATATGA
- the lgt|umpA gene encoding prolipoprotein diacylglyceryl transferase (Transfers the N-acyl diglyceride group on what will become the N-terminal cysteine of membrane lipoproteins; Belongs to the Lgt family.; KEGG: alt:ambt_15395 phosphatidylglycerol:prolipoprotein diacylglycerol transferase; Transferases) has protein sequence MTLLAFTWDPPLGIPIGDFFTIRFYSMMYLLAFACAFYIMKNIFNREKVSFDLLDPLLMYSLIGMFVGMRLGEVFFYSWDYYQNHLLEIILPIRENPNAFLINLFGEHWIKGWEFTGFSGLASHGATIGFFIAFALFWKKFLKPLGKKFFWLYDRIVIPIALGGAFVRTGNFFNSEMVGFPTSESLPWATKFVKMFVPQSQINNPIYNPELYRHPAQMYEATGYILIFILLSYLFFKTSVKKYSGFLFGLFFILLWSVRFFVEFFKLAQVEERADWALNTGQLLSIPFIIAGILILITSFKRIQHD, from the coding sequence ATGACATTATTAGCTTTTACATGGGATCCACCTTTAGGCATTCCTATTGGTGATTTTTTTACAATACGATTTTATAGTATGATGTATCTCTTGGCCTTTGCTTGTGCTTTTTACATTATGAAGAACATCTTTAATCGTGAAAAAGTAAGTTTTGATTTATTGGATCCACTCTTAATGTATTCTTTAATTGGAATGTTTGTTGGAATGCGTCTTGGAGAAGTATTCTTTTATAGTTGGGATTATTATCAAAATCATTTATTAGAAATTATTCTTCCTATCCGAGAAAACCCAAATGCTTTTTTGATAAACTTATTTGGAGAACACTGGATCAAAGGTTGGGAATTTACTGGATTTAGCGGTTTAGCTAGTCATGGTGCTACCATTGGTTTCTTTATTGCTTTTGCTTTATTTTGGAAAAAATTTTTAAAGCCCTTAGGAAAAAAATTCTTTTGGTTATACGATCGTATCGTTATTCCAATAGCATTGGGAGGTGCTTTCGTGCGTACAGGGAACTTTTTTAATTCTGAAATGGTTGGTTTTCCTACCTCAGAAAGTTTGCCTTGGGCTACTAAATTTGTTAAAATGTTTGTCCCACAAAGTCAAATTAACAACCCTATTTATAATCCGGAATTATATAGACATCCTGCACAAATGTATGAAGCAACAGGTTACATTCTTATCTTCATACTATTAAGCTATTTGTTTTTTAAAACATCTGTAAAAAAATACAGCGGTTTCCTTTTTGGATTATTCTTTATTTTATTATGGTCTGTTCGTTTTTTTGTAGAGTTTTTCAAATTAGCTCAAGTAGAAGAACGTGCTGACTGGGCTCTCAACACTGGTCAATTGCTAAGTATTCCTTTTATTATTGCAGGAATCCTCATTTTAATAACCTCTTTTAAAAGAATACAACATGATTAA
- the thrC gene encoding threonine synthase (Catalyzes the gamma-elimination of phosphate from L- phosphohomoserine and the beta-addition of water to produce L- threonine; Belongs to the threonine synthase family.; KEGG: pru:PRU_1018 threonine synthase) — MKYYSLNGHTREVNFEQAVVESIAPDKGLFFPREIQPLDSNILEQFHGMPREEIAYEAIKQFVGATIPKKDLERIIKETISFDFPVINIHDNIHTLELFHGPTLAFKDVGARFMARCLGYFNQKQPKKTTVLVATSGDTGGAVADGFYKVSGVDVIILYPKGKVSNLQEKQLTTLGENITAIEVEGSFDDCQTLVKQAFLDQELKEKFGLTSANSINVARWLPQLFYYIFALQQFKDQDVIFSVPSGNFGNICAGMIAQQLGFPIKHFIASNNVNNVVDRYLSTQKYEPKTTISTISNAMDVGDPSNFIRIQTIYKDYDSLKKHLSGATYTDIETRDILLQIKETYDYLMDTHGAIGYLGLRDYLTKTGDTSSIGIFLETAHPAKFNTVIEPIIKEKIKIPTHLQELMSREKKTYEIENSFSSFKELLYQI; from the coding sequence ATGAAATATTATAGTTTAAACGGACATACAAGAGAAGTTAATTTTGAGCAAGCCGTAGTAGAAAGTATTGCCCCTGATAAAGGCCTCTTTTTTCCTAGAGAAATTCAACCACTAGATTCTAATATTTTAGAACAATTTCATGGAATGCCTCGTGAAGAAATTGCTTACGAAGCTATAAAACAATTTGTTGGAGCCACAATTCCTAAAAAAGATCTAGAACGAATTATTAAAGAAACCATTTCATTTGATTTCCCTGTTATCAATATACATGACAATATACATACATTAGAATTATTCCATGGTCCAACCCTAGCTTTTAAAGATGTTGGAGCTCGCTTTATGGCTCGTTGTCTTGGTTATTTTAATCAAAAACAACCTAAAAAAACCACTGTTTTAGTCGCAACCTCTGGTGATACTGGAGGTGCTGTAGCTGATGGGTTCTATAAAGTATCAGGTGTTGATGTCATTATTTTATACCCCAAAGGGAAAGTAAGCAACTTGCAAGAAAAACAATTAACTACATTAGGTGAAAATATTACAGCCATTGAAGTTGAAGGTTCTTTCGATGACTGTCAAACTTTGGTTAAACAAGCCTTTCTAGATCAGGAACTAAAAGAAAAATTTGGTTTAACTTCAGCCAACTCTATTAATGTAGCACGTTGGCTCCCACAGCTTTTTTATTATATTTTTGCTTTACAACAATTTAAAGATCAAGATGTTATTTTTTCTGTACCATCAGGAAATTTTGGAAATATTTGTGCAGGAATGATCGCTCAACAATTAGGGTTTCCTATAAAACACTTTATTGCTTCTAATAATGTTAATAATGTGGTAGATCGTTATTTATCAACTCAAAAATATGAACCCAAAACAACCATTTCAACTATTTCAAATGCAATGGATGTTGGGGATCCAAGCAACTTTATCCGTATTCAAACTATTTATAAAGATTATGACTCACTTAAAAAACATCTTTCTGGAGCTACTTATACAGATATAGAAACACGTGATATTCTTTTACAAATAAAAGAAACATATGATTATTTAATGGATACTCATGGAGCAATAGGATATCTAGGCTTAAGAGATTATTTAACAAAGACAGGAGATACTTCTTCTATTGGAATTTTCTTAGAAACAGCTCATCCAGCTAAATTCAACACTGTAATTGAACCTATTATCAAAGAAAAAATAAAAATCCCTACACACCTTCAAGAATTGATGTCTAGAGAAAAAAAGACTTATGAAATTGAAAATAGTTTTTCATCATTCAAAGAATTACTTTATCAAATATGA
- the thrB1 gene encoding homoserine kinase (Catalyzes the ATP-dependent phosphorylation of L- homoserine to L-homoserine phosphate; Belongs to the GHMP kinase family. Homoserine kinase subfamily.; KEGG: fbr:FBFL15_1777 homoserine kinase) translates to MKEIRVFCPASVANVSCGFDLMGFALEAIGDEMIVRKTNQTGVKIKHIEGYDLPYEAENNVAGKAALAMLEKLQTQEGIEIEIYKNIHPGSGIGSSSASASGLVYAINELFDRPFSEKELIEFGMEGEYVASKSYHADNVAPALIGGIVFIRGYQPLDYFKIPVPNDLYCTIISPQITVKTLDARRVLKSKVHFKDAITQCGNLGGLISGFYTSDYSLISSSLTDVLVEPQRAPLIPHFHDLKKQGTENGALGVGISGSGPSVFALSKGKENAEKVAKAFENIYQNTNIDFKIYVSPINMEGSRVIK, encoded by the coding sequence ATGAAAGAAATTAGAGTATTTTGTCCAGCTTCTGTTGCTAATGTTTCATGTGGATTTGATTTGATGGGGTTTGCCTTGGAAGCTATTGGTGATGAAATGATTGTTCGTAAAACCAATCAAACTGGAGTGAAAATAAAACATATTGAAGGATATGACCTTCCATATGAAGCTGAAAATAATGTTGCTGGAAAAGCAGCTTTAGCTATGTTAGAAAAACTTCAAACCCAAGAAGGAATTGAAATTGAAATTTATAAAAATATTCATCCTGGAAGTGGAATTGGATCTAGTTCGGCAAGTGCCAGTGGCCTTGTATATGCAATAAATGAATTATTTGATCGTCCCTTTTCAGAAAAAGAATTAATTGAATTTGGAATGGAAGGAGAATACGTTGCCTCTAAAAGCTATCATGCAGACAACGTAGCTCCCGCTTTAATTGGTGGAATTGTTTTTATTAGAGGCTATCAACCTTTAGATTATTTTAAAATTCCAGTTCCTAATGATTTATATTGCACCATTATTTCACCTCAAATAACCGTTAAAACTTTAGATGCACGCCGAGTTTTAAAGTCTAAAGTTCATTTTAAAGACGCTATTACACAATGTGGAAATCTGGGCGGTTTAATTTCAGGATTTTACACTTCTGACTATTCCTTAATCAGTAGTTCCTTAACCGATGTATTAGTAGAACCTCAACGTGCCCCATTAATCCCACATTTTCATGATCTAAAAAAACAAGGTACTGAAAATGGTGCTTTAGGAGTTGGAATTAGTGGTAGTGGACCTTCTGTATTTGCTCTCTCTAAAGGGAAAGAAAATGCTGAAAAAGTAGCTAAAGCTTTCGAAAACATATATCAAAACACCAATATTGACTTTAAAATTTATGTTTCTCCTATCAATATGGAAGGAAGTCGTGTAATAAAATAA